The Faecalibacterium prausnitzii genome includes a window with the following:
- a CDS encoding ParB/RepB/Spo0J family partition protein — MPIDSGNLALKGLDDLFSTEENRQEEQREQVQQIPIDELHPFTNHPFKVLDDEAMTRTVESIAQYGVLAPLIARPRPEGGYEIISGHRRKHAAELAHLDTVPVIVRNMKDDAATILMVDSNLQREHILPSERAFAYKMKLDAIKNQGARSDLTSRQVVGKLEAADEVGKATDESGRQVQRFIRLTNLVPELLDMVDEKKISFNPAVELSYLDAKQQQDFLEAMDASQNAPSLSQAIRIKKLAQQSEFSYDAVYDIMNEEKKSELDTVTIKNETLRKYFPRSYTPRQMESIIIKLLDQWQLKKQQAKQKKQEEAR; from the coding sequence ATGCCAATCGACAGCGGAAACTTAGCTCTGAAAGGGCTAGATGACCTGTTTTCCACCGAGGAAAACCGACAGGAGGAGCAACGGGAACAGGTACAGCAAATTCCCATCGACGAACTGCACCCCTTCACCAACCACCCATTCAAGGTGTTGGACGATGAAGCCATGACCCGGACGGTAGAGAGCATCGCACAGTACGGGGTGCTGGCTCCGCTGATCGCCCGCCCCAGACCAGAGGGTGGCTACGAGATCATCTCCGGGCATCGCCGGAAACACGCCGCAGAGCTTGCCCATCTGGACACCGTGCCAGTCATTGTGCGCAATATGAAGGATGATGCCGCCACGATATTGATGGTCGATTCCAATTTGCAGAGAGAACACATCCTACCGAGTGAGCGGGCATTTGCGTACAAGATGAAGCTGGATGCGATAAAAAATCAAGGTGCTAGGTCAGATTTAACTTCCCGACAAGTTGTCGGGAAGTTGGAAGCCGCTGATGAAGTCGGAAAAGCCACTGATGAAAGCGGCAGACAAGTCCAGCGTTTCATTCGGCTCACCAATCTTGTCCCTGAACTACTGGACATGGTGGACGAAAAGAAAATCTCTTTTAACCCTGCGGTCGAATTGTCTTATCTTGATGCAAAACAGCAGCAAGATTTTTTAGAAGCAATGGATGCTTCCCAGAATGCGCCCTCTCTTTCGCAAGCCATACGGATAAAGAAGCTGGCGCAGCAAAGCGAGTTCAGTTATGATGCTGTCTACGACATTATGAATGAGGAAAAGAAAAGCGAACTGGACACTGTGACCATCAAAAACGAAACCCTGCGGAAATACTTTCCGCGCAGTTACACGCCCCGGCAGATGGAAAGCATCATCATCAAGCTGCTCGACCAGTGGCAGCTGAAAAAACAGCAGGCAAAACAGAAGAAGCAGGAAGAAGCGCGTTGA
- a CDS encoding ParA family protein yields MAKKATIIAVTNQKGGVGKSTTCENLGIGLAMEGKKVLLVDTDPQGSLTISMGWQQPDELPTTLSTLMQKAMNDQPIPPGEGILHHAEGVDLIPANIELAGLEVALVNSMNREKMLKQVLEGAKREYDYILLDCMPSLGMLTINALAAADAALIPVQAQYLSAKGLEQLLQTVQKVRRQINPKLKIEGILLTMTDSRTNYGKQISSLIRQAYGKHLKVFEQTIPRSVRAAETSAAGKSIFAYDPKGKVAEAYKSLAKEVLADANRQRKLSSERAR; encoded by the coding sequence ATCGCAAAGAAAGCTACGATTATCGCAGTCACCAATCAAAAAGGTGGTGTGGGGAAAAGCACCACCTGTGAGAATCTGGGCATCGGGCTGGCAATGGAGGGCAAGAAAGTCCTGTTGGTGGACACCGACCCGCAGGGCAGCTTGACCATCAGCATGGGCTGGCAGCAGCCGGACGAACTGCCCACCACCCTTTCCACCCTGATGCAGAAAGCCATGAACGACCAGCCCATTCCGCCCGGTGAAGGCATCCTGCACCATGCGGAGGGCGTTGACCTGATTCCAGCCAACATCGAACTGGCAGGGCTGGAAGTGGCGTTGGTGAACAGCATGAACCGGGAAAAGATGCTGAAACAGGTGTTGGAGGGGGCAAAGCGGGAGTACGATTATATCCTGCTGGACTGTATGCCCTCGCTGGGGATGCTCACCATCAACGCACTGGCGGCGGCAGACGCTGCCCTGATTCCCGTGCAGGCGCAGTACCTTTCCGCAAAAGGTCTGGAACAGCTTTTGCAGACGGTGCAGAAGGTCCGGCGGCAGATCAACCCGAAATTGAAAATTGAGGGTATCCTACTGACCATGACCGACAGCCGCACCAACTACGGAAAGCAGATCAGCAGCCTGATTCGGCAGGCATACGGAAAACACCTGAAGGTGTTCGAGCAGACCATTCCCCGTTCCGTCCGTGCGGCAGAAACCAGTGCGGCAGGCAAAAGCATCTTTGCCTATGACCCCAAAGGCAAGGTGGCAGAAGCCTACAAATCTCTTGCAAAGGAGGTGCTGGCGGATGCCAATCGACAGCGGAAACTTAGCTCTGAAAGGGCTAGATGA
- a CDS encoding helix-turn-helix domain-containing protein, which produces MRTLLECYKILEEYPNGMTKDQFYRVARINKQHAKYLLDSGLVPCINTGKKTRKYHIATHDVITYLCDREDHPEKYKVPTGFYIEKNGCSKRHPDKPAAEIIRFNFTEPEKTGLYTMWEKLTAGYDDLLTTPEVSELTGYSAQSIQRWCNQKILVGFKIRGTLTIPRLAVVEFMSGDRATAIVRKSSKHLDLLRTYAQDCHEGAMTITY; this is translated from the coding sequence ATGAGGACACTGTTAGAGTGCTATAAAATTCTCGAAGAATACCCCAACGGAATGACGAAAGACCAGTTCTACCGTGTTGCCCGCATCAACAAGCAACACGCAAAGTACCTTCTGGATTCCGGTCTCGTTCCGTGTATCAATACAGGAAAGAAAACACGCAAATACCATATTGCGACCCACGATGTGATCACCTACTTGTGCGACCGTGAAGATCATCCCGAAAAGTATAAAGTGCCAACGGGCTTTTATATCGAAAAGAACGGCTGTTCCAAGCGGCACCCGGACAAGCCTGCCGCAGAGATCATCCGCTTCAATTTTACAGAGCCGGAAAAGACAGGGCTGTATACCATGTGGGAGAAGCTCACCGCTGGATATGATGATCTGCTGACCACCCCGGAAGTTTCGGAACTGACGGGCTACTCTGCACAAAGCATCCAGCGATGGTGCAATCAGAAGATTCTTGTTGGATTCAAAATTCGTGGCACATTAACGATTCCTCGGCTTGCGGTTGTTGAGTTTATGTCCGGCGACCGTGCAACGGCAATCGTCCGAAAATCCTCAAAGCACCTTGACCTGCTCCGCACTTATGCACAGGACTGCCACGAGGGCGCGATGACCATTACATACTAA
- a CDS encoding histidine phosphatase family protein: MTTLLLLRHSIPERGGSSPDPGLSAEGLQRAAAVFQNDAFRTVSLVWSSPSLRALQTAQLLGLPVRQDTRLAERRTGDTTGQDASFWKHQYEDPDFKNPDGESFREVSARMADCIHELLDSLPEGQNALVVSHAAAICSYLQRFCTVEVTDAAQKLRRITFQGEVLLDGHFWEADGFVLHIENRRPVLIRTI; this comes from the coding sequence ATGACAACCCTTCTTCTCCTGCGCCATTCCATCCCGGAGCGCGGCGGTTCCAGCCCCGACCCCGGCCTTTCTGCCGAAGGTCTTCAGCGGGCCGCCGCAGTCTTCCAAAATGACGCTTTCCGCACGGTCTCGCTCGTCTGGTCGTCCCCTTCGCTACGTGCGCTCCAGACCGCACAGCTGCTGGGGCTTCCCGTCCGGCAGGACACCCGCCTTGCCGAGCGCCGCACCGGCGACACGACCGGGCAGGACGCTTCGTTCTGGAAACACCAATACGAAGACCCGGACTTCAAAAATCCGGACGGCGAGTCCTTCCGTGAGGTCAGCGCCCGGATGGCAGACTGCATCCACGAACTGCTGGATTCGCTCCCGGAGGGGCAGAACGCCCTTGTCGTCTCCCACGCCGCCGCTATTTGCAGCTACTTGCAGCGCTTTTGCACCGTTGAGGTGACCGACGCCGCACAGAAGCTCCGCCGGATTACATTTCAGGGCGAAGTTCTGTTGGATGGGCACTTTTGGGAGGCTGATGGATTTGTGCTGCACATCGAAAATCGCCGCCCTGTTCTCATCCGCACCATCTAG
- a CDS encoding DUF188 domain-containing protein: MTILIDADGCPVVDLTLQIAKRFVVPVIILCDTAHQIEREGAQTLVFDKGADSVDFALVNRVKPGDVVVTQDYGLASMCLAKCARVLNQNGLEYTADNIDALMLRRYENKKLLRAGKHPKGSPKRTKEQDVRFADTLEKILSKNY; this comes from the coding sequence ATGACCATTTTGATTGATGCAGACGGTTGTCCCGTGGTCGATCTGACGTTGCAGATTGCAAAGCGGTTTGTCGTTCCGGTCATCATCCTGTGCGACACAGCTCACCAGATCGAGCGAGAAGGTGCGCAGACGCTGGTGTTCGACAAAGGAGCGGACAGCGTGGATTTTGCTCTCGTCAACCGGGTAAAACCGGGAGATGTGGTTGTGACGCAGGACTACGGGCTGGCCAGCATGTGTCTTGCCAAGTGCGCACGCGTGCTGAACCAGAATGGTCTGGAATACACCGCCGACAACATAGACGCTCTCATGCTGCGGCGGTATGAAAACAAAAAGCTCCTCCGTGCCGGAAAGCACCCCAAGGGGAGCCCAAAGCGGACGAAGGAGCAGGATGTCAGGTTTGCGGACACGCTTGAGAAGATTCTGAGCAAAAATTATTGA
- a CDS encoding alpha/beta hydrolase produces the protein MLIGNRPCLIYGEAHAEYLLLQMTGEHELQSMESEVAAIAQSAHHFLFAAVPVESWNDALSPWKSPAVWGKQGFGGKAGKTLRFLTDQVIPSLKQQYPLPKNVKIILGGYSLAGLFALWASTQTNLFYGVAAASPSVWFPGWMEYEQQHPIQAQRVYLSLGDKEEHTKNAVMAAVGDNIRTLHSRLIERGADCTLEWNSGGHFKDADLRTARAFQWVMEEHT, from the coding sequence ATGCTAATCGGGAACCGACCTTGCCTCATTTACGGCGAAGCCCATGCAGAATACCTACTGCTCCAAATGACCGGCGAACACGAGCTGCAAAGCATGGAAAGCGAGGTTGCCGCTATTGCACAGAGTGCGCACCACTTTTTGTTTGCGGCCGTGCCCGTGGAAAGCTGGAACGATGCACTTTCTCCGTGGAAGTCTCCTGCCGTGTGGGGGAAGCAGGGGTTTGGCGGTAAGGCCGGGAAGACATTGCGCTTCCTGACAGATCAGGTCATTCCGTCACTGAAGCAGCAGTATCCTCTCCCGAAAAACGTCAAAATCATTCTGGGCGGCTATTCGCTGGCGGGATTGTTTGCTTTGTGGGCATCCACCCAGACTAATCTGTTCTACGGTGTCGCCGCCGCCTCGCCCTCTGTATGGTTTCCGGGCTGGATGGAGTATGAACAGCAGCACCCGATACAGGCACAGCGCGTTTATCTGAGCCTTGGCGACAAGGAAGAGCATACGAAAAATGCTGTCATGGCTGCGGTGGGCGATAACATCCGCACCCTGCACAGCCGGCTTATAGAGCGTGGCGCAGACTGCACCCTTGAGTGGAACAGCGGCGGGCATTTCAAAGACGCCGATTTGCGTACCGCAAGAGCATTTCAGTGGGTGATGGAGGAACACACATGA
- a CDS encoding RsmE family RNA methyltransferase gives MPHRYFTTEIADGTATLRGADAHHLARVMRGKLGDTVILCDGNAVEYTAVITGFGPETVEFSVEPGYPSAAEPSVEVTLFAGYPKQDKLEQVIRHGVELGCAHFVPFFSRYCVAAPKKEEQKNERYNRIAFEAAKQCGRGILPDVALPLPNFGAVCRSLEGYDLVLFCYECGGAPLRELLADVRPADGKKPKIAVITGAEGGFAAEEAEMAAQAGAKTVGLGPRILRCETAPLAVLSAVMTLTGNLE, from the coding sequence ATGCCGCACCGCTATTTTACCACTGAGATCGCCGACGGCACCGCCACCCTGCGGGGTGCGGACGCCCACCACCTCGCCCGCGTGATGCGGGGCAAGCTGGGCGACACCGTCATCCTCTGCGATGGCAACGCCGTCGAATACACCGCCGTCATCACCGGCTTCGGCCCGGAGACCGTAGAGTTCTCGGTGGAGCCGGGCTACCCCAGCGCCGCCGAACCCAGCGTGGAAGTGACCCTCTTTGCGGGCTATCCCAAGCAGGACAAGCTGGAACAGGTCATCCGCCACGGCGTCGAGCTGGGCTGCGCTCATTTCGTCCCCTTCTTCAGCCGCTACTGCGTGGCCGCCCCCAAGAAAGAGGAGCAGAAGAACGAGCGCTACAATCGCATCGCCTTCGAGGCCGCCAAGCAGTGCGGCCGGGGCATCCTGCCGGATGTGGCCCTGCCGCTGCCCAACTTCGGCGCGGTCTGCCGCAGTCTGGAAGGGTACGACCTCGTGCTCTTCTGCTACGAGTGCGGCGGTGCCCCGCTGCGGGAGCTGCTGGCCGATGTCCGCCCCGCCGACGGCAAAAAGCCGAAGATCGCCGTCATCACCGGTGCCGAGGGCGGCTTTGCCGCCGAGGAAGCCGAGATGGCCGCCCAGGCCGGTGCCAAAACAGTCGGCCTCGGCCCCCGCATCCTCCGCTGCGAGACGGCCCCTCTGGCCGTTCTCTCCGCCGTCATGACCCTGACGGGGAATCTGGAATAA
- the prmA gene encoding 50S ribosomal protein L11 methyltransferase yields the protein MEWTDIRLTVAKADADNAEAVATMIAEGGIYIEDYSDIEQQVAEIAHVDLIEQELLDKPRDQVIIHLYLEPGASPVETLALIAARMEAAGIAYTVETEGVEQEDWQNGWRKYYHPMEIGQRLAIVPSWQEYDTDRVKLILDPGLAFGTGGHETTSLCLEALDERVKGGERVLDIGTGSGILAIAALKLGAASAEGVDIDPVAVRTAGENAALNGVADQLTVLVGDLSDKASGTYDIITANIVANAILSLAPAVPGLMAEDAVFIASGIIDSRKDEVIAGLEAAGLAVQEVKEKRGWECIVCRRK from the coding sequence ATGGAATGGACCGACATCCGCCTGACCGTGGCCAAAGCCGACGCTGACAACGCCGAGGCCGTCGCCACGATGATCGCCGAAGGCGGCATCTATATCGAAGACTACAGCGACATCGAACAGCAGGTGGCCGAGATCGCACACGTAGACCTCATCGAGCAGGAGCTGCTGGACAAGCCCCGCGACCAGGTCATCATCCACCTGTATCTGGAGCCGGGCGCTTCGCCGGTGGAGACGCTGGCCCTCATCGCCGCCCGGATGGAGGCGGCAGGCATCGCCTACACCGTCGAGACCGAGGGTGTGGAGCAGGAGGACTGGCAGAACGGCTGGCGCAAATACTATCACCCCATGGAGATTGGCCAGCGGCTCGCCATCGTGCCCTCCTGGCAGGAATATGACACCGACCGCGTCAAGCTCATCCTCGACCCCGGTCTGGCCTTCGGCACCGGCGGCCACGAGACCACCAGCCTCTGCCTGGAAGCGCTGGACGAGCGGGTGAAGGGCGGCGAGCGGGTGCTGGACATCGGCACGGGCTCCGGCATCCTCGCCATCGCCGCCCTCAAGCTGGGCGCGGCCTCTGCCGAAGGCGTGGACATCGACCCCGTGGCCGTCCGCACCGCCGGGGAAAACGCCGCACTGAACGGCGTGGCCGACCAGCTCACCGTTCTGGTGGGCGACCTGTCCGACAAGGCCAGCGGCACGTATGACATCATCACCGCCAACATCGTCGCCAACGCCATCCTGTCTCTGGCCCCCGCCGTCCCCGGCCTGATGGCCGAGGATGCCGTTTTCATCGCCAGCGGCATCATCGACAGCCGGAAGGATGAGGTCATCGCCGGGCTGGAAGCCGCCGGTCTCGCCGTGCAGGAAGTCAAGGAAAAGCGCGGCTGGGAGTGCATCGTCTGCCGCAGGAAATAA
- a CDS encoding PTS transporter subunit EIIC has translation MMKYLQKLGKALMLPVAVLPICGILMGLGYAFAPGVMGVPGAATSGAAYTVGFLLVKAGGALIDNMAWLFAIGAAVGLADDHDGTAGLAGLVSFLMMQQLLSPAVVGAVRTLEEGTATYIAFQKVAGNSFIGILAAVVGATCYNKFKNTQLPDWLAFFSGKRFVAIATGLISIVVSVVLLFVWPVIFGALVALGKGIAGMGGIGAGLYAFLNRLLIPTGLHHALNNVFWFDTIGLGDLSHFWAGETSADVGWSLGMYMSGFFPCMMFGIAGAALAMVKTAKNKKAAIGLVLSAAICAFVCGVTEPFEFGFMFLCFPLYVVYSALYGIFTVITYYSGFRAGFCFSAGATDLVFSASLPAAAKTWMIIPLGIAAFIVFYLVFYFAITKFDLKTPGREDEDAEEAEKKITLANNNYTEVASGVLKAIGGKANVSSVDYCATRLRFTIKDYTQVDEKAVKAAGAAGVIRPDKTTCQVIIGTKVQFVYDELKKML, from the coding sequence ATGATGAAATATCTCCAGAAACTGGGCAAGGCACTGATGCTTCCCGTCGCGGTCCTGCCGATCTGCGGCATCCTGATGGGTCTCGGCTATGCCTTTGCTCCGGGCGTTATGGGTGTGCCCGGTGCAGCAACTTCCGGCGCAGCTTATACCGTTGGCTTCCTGCTGGTCAAGGCAGGCGGCGCTCTGATCGACAACATGGCCTGGCTGTTCGCAATCGGTGCAGCAGTTGGTCTGGCAGATGACCACGATGGTACCGCTGGTCTGGCTGGCCTCGTCAGCTTCCTGATGATGCAGCAGCTGCTGAGCCCCGCCGTCGTCGGTGCAGTCCGCACCCTCGAAGAGGGCACCGCTACCTACATCGCTTTCCAGAAGGTCGCTGGCAACTCGTTCATCGGCATTCTGGCCGCTGTGGTGGGCGCGACCTGCTACAACAAGTTCAAGAACACCCAGCTGCCTGACTGGCTGGCGTTCTTCTCCGGCAAGCGCTTCGTTGCAATTGCCACCGGCCTGATCTCCATTGTGGTCTCTGTTGTTCTGCTGTTCGTCTGGCCCGTCATCTTCGGCGCGCTGGTCGCTCTGGGCAAGGGCATCGCAGGCATGGGCGGCATCGGCGCTGGTCTGTACGCCTTCCTGAACCGTCTGCTGATCCCCACCGGCCTGCACCACGCTCTGAACAACGTGTTCTGGTTCGATACCATCGGCCTGGGCGACCTGTCCCACTTCTGGGCTGGTGAGACCTCTGCGGATGTGGGCTGGAGCCTCGGCATGTACATGTCCGGCTTCTTCCCCTGCATGATGTTCGGTATTGCCGGTGCTGCTTTGGCAATGGTCAAGACCGCTAAGAACAAGAAGGCTGCCATCGGTCTGGTTCTGTCCGCTGCGATCTGCGCTTTCGTTTGCGGCGTTACCGAGCCGTTCGAGTTCGGCTTCATGTTCCTGTGCTTCCCGCTGTACGTTGTGTACTCTGCTCTGTACGGCATCTTCACCGTCATCACCTACTACTCCGGCTTCCGTGCTGGCTTCTGCTTCTCTGCTGGTGCGACCGACCTGGTCTTCTCCGCATCCCTGCCCGCAGCTGCTAAGACTTGGATGATCATTCCTCTGGGCATCGCTGCTTTCATCGTGTTCTATCTGGTGTTCTACTTTGCCATCACCAAGTTCGACCTGAAGACCCCCGGCCGTGAGGACGAGGACGCTGAAGAGGCTGAAAAGAAGATCACCCTGGCCAACAACAACTACACCGAAGTTGCTTCTGGTGTGCTGAAGGCCATCGGCGGCAAGGCAAACGTCTCCAGCGTGGACTACTGCGCTACCCGCCTGCGTTTCACCATCAAGGACTACACGCAGGTCGATGAAAAGGCTGTCAAGGCAGCAGGCGCAGCCGGTGTCATCCGTCCTGACAAGACTACCTGCCAGGTCATCATTGGCACCAAGGTCCAGTTCGTGTACGACGAGCTGAAGAAGATGCTGTGA
- the nagB gene encoding glucosamine-6-phosphate deaminase: MKIIRAKDYKDMSRKAANIISAQVIMKPNCVLGLATGGTPVGAYAQLVEWYNKGDVDFSEVTTVNLDEYRGLPKEHPESYWSFMHKNLFDHVNIRPEAIHLPDGTNPDAADACAKYNEIIHSVGGIDLQLLGLGPNGHIGFNEPGEAFELETHCVDLTAATIEANKRFFDGNEDLVPKQAYTMGIKTIMQARKVLVVANGLAKAKAVKAVVSGPVTPECPGSILQMHPDCILVADEEALSLL; encoded by the coding sequence ATGAAGATCATTCGTGCAAAGGATTACAAGGATATGTCCCGCAAGGCGGCAAACATCATCTCCGCGCAGGTCATCATGAAGCCGAACTGTGTGCTGGGCCTGGCCACCGGCGGCACCCCTGTGGGCGCGTATGCCCAGCTGGTGGAGTGGTACAACAAGGGCGATGTGGACTTCTCGGAGGTCACCACCGTCAACCTGGACGAGTACCGCGGCCTGCCCAAGGAGCATCCGGAGAGCTACTGGAGCTTCATGCACAAGAACCTGTTTGACCATGTGAACATCCGCCCGGAGGCCATCCACCTGCCCGACGGCACCAACCCCGATGCAGCAGACGCCTGCGCAAAGTACAACGAGATCATCCACAGCGTGGGCGGCATCGACCTGCAGCTGCTGGGCCTTGGCCCCAACGGCCACATCGGCTTCAACGAGCCGGGCGAAGCCTTTGAGCTGGAGACCCACTGCGTGGACCTGACCGCTGCCACCATCGAGGCCAACAAGCGCTTCTTTGACGGCAACGAGGACCTCGTGCCCAAGCAGGCCTACACCATGGGCATCAAGACCATCATGCAGGCTCGCAAGGTGCTGGTGGTGGCCAACGGTCTGGCCAAGGCCAAGGCCGTCAAGGCCGTCGTGTCCGGCCCCGTCACCCCGGAGTGTCCGGGTTCCATCCTGCAGATGCACCCCGACTGCATCCTGGTGGCTGACGAAGAGGCACTGAGCCTGCTGTGA
- the nagA gene encoding N-acetylglucosamine-6-phosphate deacetylase: MIIKHAKIYTPRHTFEEGDLFIREGRIVPFAQPEAGEEVLDARGAYALPGLVDIHFHGAMGKDFCDGTEEAIQTLADFEASKGVLAICPATMTFSEEILNGVMDAAAAHRNGKGADLVGINMEGPFISPKKVGAQNPEYLHPADVGMFRRLQKRANGLIKLVDVAPEEPGALEFIRECRGEVRISIAHTCTSYDTACAAFDAGATHMTHLYNAMPGITHRAPGPIIAALERDAEVELITDNVHIHPAMVRFTFRTFGDDHVILIADSMMACGLPDGQYSLGGQAVTVKGPRATLTEQPGTIAGSATCLYDCMKRAVLEMGVPLESAVRAASENPARSIGIDNDYGSLSAGRYGNVILADEALNIQAVVQKGTRIL; encoded by the coding sequence ATGATCATCAAACATGCAAAGATCTATACCCCCCGTCATACGTTCGAGGAGGGGGACCTGTTCATCCGGGAGGGGCGCATCGTGCCCTTTGCACAGCCGGAAGCAGGCGAAGAAGTTCTGGATGCCAGGGGCGCTTATGCCCTGCCCGGCCTTGTGGACATTCATTTCCACGGTGCCATGGGCAAGGACTTCTGCGACGGAACGGAAGAGGCCATCCAGACGCTGGCCGACTTTGAAGCCAGCAAGGGTGTGCTGGCCATCTGCCCCGCGACCATGACCTTCTCGGAAGAGATCCTGAACGGCGTCATGGATGCGGCTGCGGCCCACCGGAACGGCAAGGGCGCAGACCTTGTCGGCATCAACATGGAAGGCCCCTTCATCAGCCCGAAGAAGGTCGGCGCACAGAACCCGGAATACCTCCATCCTGCCGATGTGGGGATGTTCCGCCGCTTGCAGAAGCGCGCGAACGGCCTCATCAAGCTGGTGGACGTGGCCCCCGAAGAGCCGGGTGCGCTGGAGTTCATCCGGGAGTGCCGCGGGGAGGTCCGCATCTCCATCGCCCACACCTGCACCAGCTACGATACCGCCTGCGCGGCTTTTGACGCCGGTGCCACCCACATGACCCACCTCTACAATGCCATGCCCGGCATCACCCACCGCGCGCCCGGCCCCATCATTGCGGCGCTGGAGCGCGACGCAGAAGTCGAGCTCATCACCGACAATGTCCACATCCATCCGGCCATGGTCCGCTTCACCTTCCGCACCTTCGGCGACGACCACGTCATCCTCATCGCCGACAGCATGATGGCCTGCGGCCTGCCCGATGGGCAGTACAGCCTGGGCGGACAGGCGGTCACGGTCAAGGGCCCGCGCGCCACGCTGACCGAACAGCCCGGCACCATCGCCGGAAGCGCGACCTGCCTGTACGACTGCATGAAGCGGGCTGTGCTGGAGATGGGCGTCCCGCTGGAGAGCGCCGTCCGCGCCGCCAGCGAAAACCCCGCCCGGAGCATCGGCATCGACAACGACTACGGCAGCCTGAGCGCCGGACGGTACGGCAATGTCATTCTGGCCGACGAAGCGCTCAACATTCAGGCTGTCGTCCAGAAAGGAACCCGCATCCTATGA
- a CDS encoding GNAT family N-acetyltransferase, producing MNPVTLTWRLLTAEELTKVYLDEMRRDFPQSELKPLSMILNSEAAGTAHTWGIYDGDALAAYLLMVRPVGCAMSQLDYFAVLPRYRASGLGAALLAELPGHENGCQAILIEAECPEKAEDEAMAVRRLGFYARCGAVDVGWTEHLFDAWFRVLVLPCGRTTPDAETTVQGLADCYRRTMGDPQWKKHVTFYRPDGAEARF from the coding sequence ATGAATCCCGTGACCCTGACCTGGCGGCTGCTGACCGCCGAAGAGCTGACGAAGGTGTACCTCGACGAGATGCGCCGCGATTTTCCCCAGAGCGAGCTCAAGCCCCTGAGCATGATCCTGAACAGCGAAGCCGCCGGAACCGCCCACACCTGGGGCATCTACGACGGCGATGCACTGGCCGCCTATCTGCTGATGGTGCGCCCTGTGGGCTGCGCCATGAGCCAGCTGGACTACTTTGCCGTCCTGCCCCGGTACCGGGCCTCCGGTCTGGGCGCGGCATTGCTGGCAGAGCTGCCCGGCCACGAAAACGGCTGTCAGGCCATCCTCATTGAGGCTGAGTGCCCCGAAAAAGCCGAGGACGAGGCCATGGCCGTCCGCCGTCTGGGCTTCTACGCCCGATGCGGGGCTGTGGATGTGGGCTGGACGGAGCATCTCTTCGACGCCTGGTTCCGGGTGCTGGTGCTGCCCTGCGGCCGGACCACCCCGGATGCGGAGACCACCGTGCAGGGGCTGGCTGACTGCTACCGCCGCACGATGGGCGATCCGCAGTGGAAAAAACACGTCACATTCTACCGCCCGGATGGGGCCGAAGCCCGGTTCTGA
- a CDS encoding twin-arginine translocation signal domain-containing protein, with amino-acid sequence MEQTFSRRGFLKGAAAAALAVSAMGLTGCSTDAGSEPSTAVILGDYKVDLDLKRSVLGKNGDGSATVKLSVFVTNNDAGAAAMPFIRSMFPSLYAGETELKAGNSKTEFATLPMRVPTECTPSFIIEDADLYQQVNSGAVDLKLTVKLSGQTAVYTLNFGTLTKTVEKIG; translated from the coding sequence ATGGAACAAACATTTTCCCGCCGCGGATTTTTGAAGGGTGCCGCCGCTGCGGCGTTGGCCGTCTCGGCCATGGGCCTGACCGGATGCAGCACAGATGCCGGATCAGAGCCGTCCACGGCGGTGATCCTGGGCGACTATAAGGTGGATCTGGACCTGAAGCGCTCCGTACTGGGCAAAAACGGGGATGGCAGTGCGACCGTCAAGCTGTCGGTCTTTGTGACCAACAACGACGCCGGTGCCGCCGCGATGCCCTTCATCCGGAGCATGTTCCCCTCGCTGTATGCCGGGGAGACGGAGCTGAAAGCGGGCAACTCCAAGACGGAGTTCGCCACTCTGCCGATGCGGGTGCCGACCGAGTGCACCCCAAGCTTCATCATCGAAGACGCCGACCTGTACCAGCAGGTCAACAGCGGCGCGGTAGACCTGAAACTGACCGTCAAGCTTTCAGGCCAGACGGCTGTGTATACCCTGAATTTTGGTACGCTGACCAAAACGGTCGAAAAGATTGGATAA